One segment of Candidatus Hydrogenedentota bacterium DNA contains the following:
- a CDS encoding exo-alpha-sialidase: MLPRLSGCHIFTALFFLAASPAFAADGYPHPKDNPESPLMLQGPWVPENTHDINFDTLPRIPSRQAIVSDARPHDGVNQHNYLTYYGGKYWAMWSDGPAVEDMAGQRVKFSTSPDALEWSAPEFMTPIPPNSAPDSPVYNTRSEEGFRWISRGFWQRDGELLALASLDESAGFFGPSLELHAFRYNKETGAWDGLGVAYKNAINNFAPKKIPSGEWMMSRRTFDRHVHFLVGGVQAFDQWESYPVVFYGDERLKAEEPYWWVLPDENIMALFRDNNRSGYLFRSFSTDNGRTWSPPAKTNFPDATSKFNGLQMSDGRYVLVSNANHQKRDPLVLSLSDDGMVFNKMGYLTGGRHVDYPHVIEHDGHLLVAFAGSRKQTCEVLKIRIADLSVLDTQE; this comes from the coding sequence ATGCTCCCCAGGCTGTCCGGCTGCCATATCTTCACCGCCCTTTTTTTCCTCGCCGCCTCTCCGGCCTTCGCCGCGGACGGTTACCCCCACCCGAAGGACAACCCCGAATCCCCGCTGATGCTCCAGGGCCCGTGGGTTCCCGAGAACACGCACGACATCAACTTCGACACGCTTCCGCGCATTCCCTCGCGGCAGGCCATCGTCAGCGACGCCCGCCCGCACGACGGCGTCAACCAGCACAACTACCTCACCTACTACGGCGGCAAATACTGGGCCATGTGGAGCGACGGGCCGGCGGTGGAGGACATGGCGGGCCAGCGCGTCAAATTCTCGACCAGCCCCGATGCGCTTGAATGGTCCGCGCCCGAATTCATGACGCCGATCCCGCCGAACTCCGCGCCCGATTCCCCCGTCTACAACACGCGATCGGAAGAGGGCTTCCGCTGGATCTCGCGAGGCTTCTGGCAGCGCGACGGCGAATTGCTCGCGCTCGCCTCGCTCGACGAATCCGCCGGCTTCTTCGGCCCGAGCCTCGAACTGCACGCGTTCCGCTACAACAAGGAAACCGGCGCCTGGGACGGCCTCGGCGTGGCCTACAAGAACGCCATCAACAACTTCGCGCCCAAGAAAATCCCCTCCGGCGAGTGGATGATGAGCCGCCGCACCTTCGACCGCCACGTCCACTTCCTCGTCGGCGGCGTCCAGGCCTTCGACCAGTGGGAGTCCTACCCCGTCGTGTTCTACGGCGACGAGCGCCTCAAGGCCGAAGAGCCCTACTGGTGGGTCCTCCCCGACGAGAACATCATGGCGCTCTTCCGCGACAACAACCGGAGCGGCTACCTCTTCCGCTCCTTCTCCACCGACAACGGCCGCACCTGGAGCCCCCCCGCGAAGACCAATTTCCCCGACGCCACCTCCAAATTCAACGGTCTCCAGATGAGCGACGGCCGCTACGTCCTCGTCTCCAACGCCAACCACCAGAAGCGCGACCCCCTCGTCCTCTCCCTCAGCGACGACGGCATGGTCTTCAACAAGATGGGCTACCTCACCGGCGGCCGCCACGTCGACTACCCCCACGTCATCGAACACGACGGCCACCTCCTCGTCGCCTTCGCTGGCTCCAGAAAACAGACCTGTGAAGTCCTCAAGATACGGATCGCCGACCTCAGCGTGCTCGATACGCAGGAATAG
- a CDS encoding efflux RND transporter permease subunit, with the protein MSANIRGPIAWMARHGVAPNILMVFLVIGGLFMTTQVKQEIFPNFDPDTVTIIVPFPGASPEEVEEGIVLAIEEEVRGLDGVDEVHAVASEGRALITVEILLGSDPQKVNQDIQQAVDRIRVFPEEAEDPIIALSTRRRSVIEMQVFGHMDEWSLRQAAEQVRDGLLQHPEISQVDLDGVKDLEIHIEVPQHRLREHNLSLDTIGRIVRQSAFDRSGGKVETRGGEILLRVQERRDWARDFENIPIISSETGAIVRLGDIATVREGFEDSNTYATFEGKRAIAMTVYRVGAQTPIGVADAVWESMPRILASLPPDVDFAIVDDDSEIYRQRLELLLKNGLFGLCLVMGILSLILEFRLAFWVMVGIPTAFLGTLLFLPGLGISINMISMFAFILALGIVVDDAIVAGENIYEYRQRGMSHLDAAILGARDMAVPISFSILTNIVAFMPLLFIPGTFGKIWGVIPPVVITAFALSWIESLFILPAHLAHVKEAGSTGIGGRLHAFQQAIARGFTALARRLYGPFIDIAVRWRYATIAVMMAILAFVLSLPMSGRMGFILMPQVESEYAQATATLPVGAPRQRVDEVAARLVDSAQRVMDRHGGDKLGKGVSALVRENAIEVRAYLVDATQRTLSTAEVTNMWREELGGEMPGLETLRFAADAGGPGRGPKVSVELSHRNVRTLEQAAEALAARLEEFAVVKDIDDGYTPGKVQFDLRATDEARTLGLDAEQIARGVRSSFFGVEAIRQQRGRNEVTVRVRLPESERRSESDLEQLLLVTPGGGEAPLYQVADVSRGRAYTDINRRNGRRVVTVTTNVEPVGETSKVLAALRVEVMPELMEYFPGLSYSFEGRQADMRDSLTALGNYYIIALLIIYVLLAVPFRSYMQPLIVMSAIPFAGVGAILGHLIMGFNLSVISIMGMIALSGVVINDALVMVDYANRRRREGASAEEAIESAGIRRFRPIWLTTLTTFCGLAPMIFEASRQARFLIPMALSLGYGILFATAITLVLVPALYMVVEDFTKIWQRLFGVLHPDATPADHETPEHGVTDASLS; encoded by the coding sequence ATGAGCGCGAACATTCGAGGCCCGATCGCCTGGATGGCGCGCCACGGTGTTGCGCCGAACATCCTCATGGTGTTTCTTGTGATCGGCGGCCTGTTCATGACAACGCAGGTCAAGCAGGAGATCTTTCCAAATTTTGACCCGGATACGGTAACGATCATCGTGCCGTTCCCCGGAGCGAGCCCCGAGGAAGTGGAGGAGGGGATTGTCCTCGCCATTGAGGAGGAGGTGCGCGGTCTCGATGGCGTGGACGAAGTGCATGCCGTCGCCTCCGAGGGGCGCGCCTTGATCACGGTGGAAATCCTTCTCGGGAGTGACCCGCAAAAGGTTAATCAGGACATCCAGCAGGCCGTCGACCGGATCCGCGTGTTTCCGGAGGAAGCGGAAGATCCAATTATCGCGCTCAGCACCCGCCGCCGATCCGTTATCGAGATGCAGGTTTTCGGGCACATGGACGAATGGTCGCTGCGCCAGGCCGCCGAGCAGGTGCGCGACGGGCTCCTGCAGCACCCGGAAATATCGCAGGTCGATCTCGACGGCGTCAAAGACTTGGAGATTCATATTGAAGTGCCGCAGCACAGGCTCCGCGAGCACAACCTTTCCCTCGACACCATCGGGCGGATCGTCCGGCAGTCGGCTTTCGATCGCTCGGGGGGCAAGGTGGAGACGCGCGGCGGCGAGATTTTGCTGCGCGTCCAGGAACGCCGGGATTGGGCCCGGGATTTCGAGAACATCCCCATCATCTCCTCCGAAACCGGCGCCATCGTCCGGCTTGGCGACATCGCAACGGTCCGCGAGGGTTTCGAGGATAGCAATACCTACGCCACCTTCGAGGGCAAGCGCGCCATCGCGATGACGGTGTATCGCGTGGGCGCCCAGACGCCCATCGGCGTGGCGGACGCGGTTTGGGAGTCCATGCCCCGCATCCTGGCGTCGCTTCCGCCGGATGTGGACTTTGCAATTGTCGACGATGACTCCGAAATCTACCGGCAGCGCCTGGAGCTTCTCCTGAAGAATGGTTTATTCGGGCTGTGTCTCGTCATGGGCATTCTCTCGCTCATTCTGGAGTTCCGCCTGGCGTTCTGGGTGATGGTGGGCATTCCCACCGCCTTCCTGGGCACGTTGCTGTTCCTCCCCGGTCTTGGCATTTCGATCAACATGATTTCCATGTTTGCGTTCATCCTTGCGCTCGGTATCGTGGTCGACGATGCGATTGTCGCGGGCGAGAATATCTATGAATACCGCCAGCGCGGCATGAGCCACCTTGACGCCGCCATACTGGGCGCGCGCGACATGGCGGTCCCGATTTCGTTTTCCATTCTTACGAATATCGTCGCGTTTATGCCGCTGCTGTTCATTCCGGGGACCTTTGGAAAGATCTGGGGCGTGATTCCGCCCGTGGTGATCACCGCGTTCGCGCTCTCATGGATCGAGTCGCTCTTCATCCTCCCCGCGCACCTGGCCCACGTGAAGGAAGCCGGGAGCACCGGCATCGGCGGGCGACTCCATGCCTTTCAGCAGGCAATCGCGCGCGGGTTCACCGCCCTTGCGCGCCGCCTCTACGGGCCCTTCATCGATATCGCCGTCCGCTGGCGCTACGCCACCATCGCCGTGATGATGGCCATTCTCGCATTCGTGCTCTCCCTTCCAATGAGCGGGCGGATGGGCTTTATCCTGATGCCGCAAGTCGAAAGCGAGTACGCCCAGGCAACCGCGACCCTGCCCGTGGGCGCGCCGCGGCAGCGCGTGGATGAGGTTGCCGCGCGGCTTGTCGACAGCGCCCAGCGTGTCATGGACCGCCACGGGGGTGACAAGCTGGGCAAGGGGGTGTCCGCACTGGTCCGGGAGAACGCCATTGAGGTGCGCGCCTATCTGGTCGACGCCACCCAGCGCACACTGTCCACCGCGGAGGTCACCAACATGTGGCGCGAGGAGCTCGGCGGGGAAATGCCGGGGCTGGAGACGCTTCGCTTTGCGGCCGACGCCGGGGGGCCGGGCCGCGGGCCGAAGGTGTCGGTCGAGCTGTCCCACCGGAACGTCCGCACCCTGGAACAGGCCGCGGAAGCGCTCGCGGCGCGCCTCGAAGAGTTTGCGGTTGTCAAGGATATTGACGACGGCTACACGCCGGGCAAGGTCCAGTTCGATCTTCGCGCCACCGACGAGGCCCGCACGCTCGGGCTCGATGCCGAACAGATCGCGCGCGGGGTGCGTTCCAGCTTTTTTGGCGTCGAGGCGATCCGGCAGCAGCGGGGGCGCAACGAAGTCACGGTGCGCGTGCGCCTGCCCGAGTCCGAGCGCAGGAGCGAATCGGACCTGGAGCAGTTGTTGCTCGTGACGCCGGGCGGGGGAGAGGCCCCGCTGTACCAGGTGGCGGATGTGTCGCGGGGGCGCGCCTACACCGATATCAACCGGCGCAACGGGCGGCGTGTGGTCACGGTAACCACCAATGTCGAGCCCGTTGGCGAGACCAGCAAGGTGCTCGCGGCATTGCGCGTGGAGGTCATGCCGGAATTGATGGAGTATTTTCCGGGGCTTTCCTATTCCTTTGAGGGACGCCAGGCGGACATGCGCGATTCGCTCACGGCCCTCGGAAACTACTATATCATTGCGCTTCTGATTATTTACGTGCTCCTGGCGGTTCCCTTCCGCAGCTACATGCAGCCCCTCATCGTCATGAGCGCCATTCCCTTCGCGGGTGTGGGCGCGATTCTGGGCCACCTCATCATGGGCTTCAACCTCTCCGTGATCTCGATCATGGGGATGATCGCGCTCTCCGGCGTGGTCATCAATGACGCGCTTGTCATGGTGGACTACGCGAACCGGCGCCGGCGCGAGGGCGCGTCCGCCGAGGAGGCCATCGAGAGCGCGGGCATCCGGCGATTTCGCCCCATCTGGCTGACCACGCTTACCACGTTTTGCGGGCTTGCCCCGATGATTTTCGAAGCGTCGCGGCAGGCGCGCTTCCTCATTCCCATGGCGCTTTCGCTCGGTTATGGTATTCTGTTCGCCACAGCGATTACACTGGTGCTCGTCCCAGCTCTGTATATGGTGGTGGAGGACTTTACAAAAATATGGCAGCGTCTCTTTGGCGTCCTTCACCCCGATGCCACGCCGGCCGATCACGAAACGCCCGAGCACGGCGTAACGGATGCGAGCCTCTCTTGA
- a CDS encoding type II toxin-antitoxin system HicB family antitoxin, with protein MKTQYTLEFWMDGGWYVGRLKEFPGVFSQGETLADLESNIQDAYRMMMADSAPSFT; from the coding sequence ATGAAGACACAGTACACGTTGGAATTCTGGATGGACGGGGGCTGGTATGTCGGCCGCCTCAAGGAATTTCCCGGCGTTTTCAGCCAGGGCGAGACCCTGGCTGATTTGGAGTCGAATATTCAGGATGCCTATCGGATGATGATGGCGGACAGCGCGCCTTCTTTCACGTAG
- a CDS encoding FAD-dependent oxidoreductase, whose protein sequence is MSDSNHSADVFVYGATPAGIAAAVAAARVGRSVILAESRAHAGGMAASGLGKSDVEKPEYIGGLFREFTSRVHRYYGGRYGAYGPQTQLSKRGYYYEPHVAELVFDTMLAECRNLTVLKRHRLESAHRDGSAVAAVALRDTDSGFTRHIQARVFLDATYEGDLYAAAGAAFRLGRESRDEFGESLAGHIYYDYENGIILPGSTGAGDGRLPAWTYRLYLSTDPQNAVPLESPPPGYDRAVYTPYFEDLEAGRLGGPKVFHEGRGYFPEHFNTMVRALSVTRMPNGTADVNINPRPLAFPFPGENEGYVDGDWDARERIEQRHRDLCLGLLWFLQNDEEIPADHRRLARAYQLPRSEFADNGHFPWQLYIREARRLDGCYTITQHDVALGEGGAREFHHDDVIAMGEFPIDSFPAQRRQPGDSVVLEGYLGMLGHLTRPYKIPYRAMLPREVDGLIVPGALSATHVAYSSIRMEPTWMALGHASGAAAHLAIQHACPARDVPIEELRGLLRAQGQVVDPPK, encoded by the coding sequence GTGTCTGACAGCAATCATTCCGCCGATGTATTCGTTTACGGCGCGACGCCCGCGGGCATCGCCGCCGCAGTGGCCGCCGCGCGCGTGGGACGCTCCGTCATCCTGGCGGAGTCGCGCGCCCACGCCGGCGGTATGGCCGCCAGCGGCCTCGGCAAGAGCGACGTGGAGAAGCCCGAATACATCGGCGGCCTGTTCCGCGAGTTCACGTCGCGCGTCCACCGCTACTACGGCGGGCGCTACGGGGCCTACGGCCCCCAGACCCAGCTCAGCAAGCGCGGGTACTACTACGAGCCCCACGTGGCGGAGCTCGTCTTCGACACGATGCTCGCGGAGTGCCGCAACCTCACCGTCCTCAAGCGCCACCGCCTCGAAAGCGCGCATCGGGACGGATCGGCCGTCGCCGCGGTGGCTTTGCGCGATACGGACTCCGGTTTCACGCGCCACATCCAGGCCCGCGTTTTCCTGGACGCCACCTACGAGGGCGATCTCTACGCCGCCGCCGGCGCGGCCTTTCGCCTGGGCCGCGAAAGCCGCGACGAATTCGGTGAATCGCTCGCGGGGCATATCTATTATGACTACGAGAACGGGATCATCCTGCCCGGAAGCACCGGCGCGGGGGATGGGCGGCTGCCCGCCTGGACCTACCGCCTCTACCTCTCCACGGACCCGCAGAATGCCGTTCCGCTTGAGTCGCCGCCCCCCGGCTACGATCGCGCGGTGTACACCCCGTATTTCGAGGATCTGGAAGCCGGGCGTCTCGGCGGCCCGAAAGTGTTCCACGAGGGGCGGGGCTACTTTCCCGAGCATTTCAACACCATGGTGCGCGCGCTCTCCGTCACGCGGATGCCCAACGGCACCGCCGACGTGAACATCAACCCGCGCCCGCTGGCCTTTCCCTTCCCCGGCGAAAATGAGGGCTATGTGGACGGGGATTGGGACGCCCGCGAACGCATCGAGCAGCGCCACCGCGACCTCTGTCTGGGCCTGCTCTGGTTCCTGCAGAACGACGAGGAAATCCCCGCCGATCACCGGCGCCTGGCTCGCGCCTACCAGCTTCCCCGGAGCGAGTTTGCCGACAACGGCCACTTCCCCTGGCAGCTGTACATCCGCGAGGCGCGGCGGCTGGACGGGTGCTACACCATCACCCAGCACGATGTCGCCTTGGGGGAGGGCGGCGCCCGCGAATTCCACCACGACGACGTCATCGCCATGGGCGAGTTTCCGATCGACAGCTTCCCCGCCCAGAGGCGCCAGCCCGGCGATTCCGTCGTGCTCGAAGGCTATCTCGGTATGCTGGGCCACCTCACGCGCCCCTACAAGATCCCCTACCGCGCGATGCTCCCCCGGGAAGTCGACGGCCTCATCGTGCCCGGCGCCCTCTCCGCCACCCACGTGGCCTACTCCTCCATCCGCATGGAGCCCACGTGGATGGCGCTCGGCCACGCCTCCGGCGCCGCCGCCCACCTCGCCATCCAGCACGCCTGTCCGGCCCGCGATGTGCCCATCGAGGAACTGCGCGGCCTCCTCCGCGCCCAGGGCCAGGTGGTCGACCCGCCGAAGTAA